One Alnus glutinosa chromosome 3, dhAlnGlut1.1, whole genome shotgun sequence genomic region harbors:
- the LOC133863955 gene encoding AT-hook motif nuclear-localized protein 22 has protein sequence MDPAVTAHGRPLPPPFLSRDLHPHPHPHHQFQHHHQQQQQNSEDEQSGNGGLNRGQKRDRDENTTSANINNNAAAATTTIESKEFGSGGTGSEGEMTRRPRGRPAGSKNKPKPPIIITRDSANALRSHVVEVSNGCDIMESLSTFARRRQRGVCILSGSGTVTNVTLRQPASPGAVVTLHGRFEILSLSGSFLPPPAPPAASGLTIYLAGGQGQVVGGSVVGPLLASGPVVIMAASFGNAAYERLPLEEEDPGVPIPGGVNLGSPPGMGGQQQQQQQQQLLPDPNTSLYPGVPQNLLNPCQLPSDAYWGGNGRSSY, from the coding sequence ATGGATCCTGCAGTCACAGCACACGGCCGTCCTCTCCCTCCGCCTTTcctttcaagagatcttcatccacacccccacccccaccatCAATTCCAACACCACCACCAACAACAGCAACAAAATTCCGAGGACGAGCAAAGCGGTAACGGCGGCTTAAACCGCGGCCAGAAGCGAGATCGCGACGAAAACACCACCTCCGCCAACATCAACAACAACGCCGCTGCCGCGACTACAACAATCGAAAGCAAGGAATTCGGCTCTGGCGGCACTGGATCAGAGGGAGAGATGACAAGAAGACCCCGCGGCAGACCCGCCGGCTCCAAGAACAAGCCCAAGCCGCCCATCATAATCACCCGCGACAGCGCCAACGCCCTCCGATCCCACGTCGTCGAAGTCTCCAACGGTTGTGATATCATGGAAAGCCTCTCGACTTTCGCCAGGCGCAGGCAAAGAGGGGTTTGTATTTTGAGCGGGAGTGGCACTGTCACTAATGTCACCCTAAGGCAGCCTGCTTCACCCGGAGCAGTCGTCACTTTACATGGAAGATTCGAGATTTTATCTTTGTCAGGCTCATTTTTGCCTCCTCCGGCACCGCCAGCCGCTTCGGGGCTGACCATATATCTGGCCGGAGGTCAAGGCCAGGTGGTGGGCGGGAGCGTGGTCGGTCCACTTCTGGCTTCTGGTCCGGTGGTAATAATGGCTGCATCATTTGGTAATGCAGCATATGAGAGGCTCCCATTGGAGGAGGAAGACCCGGGGGTTCCAATTCCTGGAGGCGTAAATCTCGGATCACCGCCGGGAATGGGTgggcagcagcagcagcaacagcagcagcaaCTACTGCCTGATCCTAACACATCTCTATATCCTGGGGTGCCACAAAATCTTCTGAACCCATGCCAATTACCATCCGATGCCTACTGGGGTGGCAATGGTCGCTCTTCTTATTAA